From a single Anomaloglossus baeobatrachus isolate aAnoBae1 chromosome 4, aAnoBae1.hap1, whole genome shotgun sequence genomic region:
- the PTHLH gene encoding parathyroid hormone-related protein — translation MLRSLLPHCSLAVFILSCSFPAHARPTQGINGRVRRAVSEHQLLHDKGRSLQDLRRRIFLQSLIEGVNTAEIRAAPDELPRPIPSVKNYNTLRLVGEEEAVTSHLTQETHKSLTFKDPPPKIPGKKKKGKPGKRKEQEKRKRRERSALESLQDPPGSDLWWEELGISTQ, via the exons ATGTTGCGGAGCCTCCTTCCACATTGCAGTTTGGCGGTCTTCATCTTAAGCTGTTCCTTCCCCGCTCACGCGAGACCGACGCAAGGGATCAACGGCAGAGT GCGGCGGGCTGTCTCAGAACATCAACTTCTCCATGATAAAGGCAGATCCCTCCAAGATCTCCGCCGCAGAATCTTCCTACAGAGCCTCATAGAAGGGGTGAACACGGCAGAAATACGAGCGGCGCCAGATGAATTGCCACGCCCGATCCCCAGCGTCAAGAACTACAACACCCTACGTTTGGTGGGTGAGGAGGAGGCAGTCACAAGTCACTTGACTCAGGAGACGCACAAATCTCTGACCTTCAAGGATCCTCCACCTAAGATTCCCGGCAAGAAGAAGAAGGGAAAACCTGGAAAGAGGAAGGAGCAAGAAAAGAGGAAAAGGAGAGAGCGGTCGGCGTTAGAAAGTCTTCAGGACCCGCCTGGATCGGACCTTTGGTGGGAAGAGCTGGGTATCAG cacgcAATGA